Within Nematostella vectensis chromosome 1, jaNemVect1.1, whole genome shotgun sequence, the genomic segment CATGCACACGTTCTGCAAACAGTCGCTCATTCAGTCGATATGTGTTTGCACCTAGAACAGATTTCATTGACTAAATTAAAAGGATCTTGTTTTGGGTGCCAAAATGTTGGAGATAAAGCAAAGAAATAATATCTCATTCTGTGCATTTTGCAAGAGACTTGTATTTTGAGGGAACACCATTTTTCTTCCTTACCCTCCTGCGCCAAGGCTGGTCATACCTAGGCCCCTTTTCTAGTCCAAGGGAAGAGCCTTAACTAATACCCCACccctaaagatggtcacaccCAACCCCGCTCTACTAGTCTAATGGGGTATGGATTGATTAGTGCCTCAAGTCTCTCAGTGCCTTTATGGCTCACAGCCTTCCTATGCTAAGTCAAGCCAAAAtccaaaagaaaagaagaattcttataaagaaataaaaatattattcagTGCACCCATTATCTTATCATTGAATGCCATCTCTTTGGGGTATAACCAGAATTTCCTGTCGAGCAATATGCAAATTGTTGGTAGCAGTAGAGAATGTGTGCCCCTTTTACCTGCGGCTAGCTACATACACTTGATAAACATATGCTACTGAATGTGTGCTCCTTTTACCGACGGCTAGCTACATACACTTGATAAGCATATGCTACTTACAAGTGTACACTTCTTTTTCCTCTTCAAATTCTTCATTAATTTTCCTTGGAGTGGTTCGATATGGTGTCAGCAAAGAACTGAAAATAAAGGTTTCCAGACCCTACTAATAACTATGTTTCTAGATTAATTGGGATAACAAAATCATTGTACAGTTCTTACAGCCCCTCATCCTTACACCTACAACCTGACAGACACTTCATATTCTTAgcgataaataaaatataaaaatcatACAGCCCATCTAAAAAAAGAATCCTCCATTACTCTCTTGTCCAACCCACTCAGGGAGTGAATGATTGATAAATCGGGCTGCTGCAGTgtataaatagaaataagaaCTACCCCTCTCTCCACTTAAACACACCTCACAACagtaaaaatattattatggGTGATATGACGATAAGAGTTAGACATCTTACTCAGGCAGAGCTTGGCTGAAGCAGTCTTGTTTGTTTACACGCCTGAATTCTTTCAAGTCgtcaaaaaaatcatcatgctTCTCTGCAAGGTATGACTCATTATCAAGTATACCAGCAATCCAATCATAGCCGAGCAGTGACCGTCTGTTCAGGTCATCATCAATGTTGTCTCGCTCTTTATCAAATGACGTCTGAAAGCTGACACGAAGGCCTTTCTTGGGGGTCTAGAGGGATAAGGAAATCTTTTTAATAAACAAGGGGCAAATAAatctattaaaaataaaaacagccaAAATATGTTGAATATATTCAAACTTGTGTCCATTTGACTATTTCAAATATATTGTGTGTGGCTgacatttaaaatatatatattttttgaaacTTTTTAAAACTAGTTTTACTATGCCAAATGTTACTTCACATCACTAAAAGGCTGTAAAAACTGCAACAATTACTTCATGATGGTTTTAGCTGAGGGACAAACTGTTTGATATGTGAGAGACTCAAGCAAATCTTGGCAATAATGCTCAGGGAAAATCCGGAGAGATTCAAACAGGAGAAAAATATTCCCTGTCATTTATCAAATGGTTTGCATAAAGGGCAGGAAAACTTGCTGTGTTCGCGTTTGTTTACTCTTGTAACCGACTTTTACTAATTAACAAGTTTGGATTTGAGATTGAATTTGCATTTGGTAGAATCTCAAAAATCtagcaacaacaataacaaaaaaaaacaggaaacaTAACATGATACACCACCGCCAAGATAGTATCGGAAACCAAAACAAAGCTTTAAagaagcaataatcaaagaACATAGTCCTTTGAATTAATTTTAAATTGCGTTACTTACTAAATACCTTTTTAGCGCGGTTAGCAGGGGTCAGCAAGATGGAGGCAGACGGCGTCTTGTCCAATCCTAGATCTTTTCTGTTTCTTCTATCATTGCCGGTCTCACGAAGAGCGTCTTTAAAGCTTTTAGGCGTCGAACTACTTGTTTTACTATAAGCTGCCATCGAATCAATTTTTCTCACGGCTACGGGGGTACGATCTAAACCGCGGACTGTAAAACTGGAATCTGCACTGAAGCTACGGGTATAGTCTTTCGGCTTGTAGCTCATATCGTTAAGTATTGATCTAACCTTCTCCTGATTTTCCTGTAAGCTTCTTAGGAGCGCATTATTCACTGATCGAAGCCGCGAATGTGGACTCGGTCCTGTGTTTACTCTCGAACCGGCCGCcattttttcaaatgaaaacTTGGATCACGTGATACTACAAGCTGCCGCTAACCGAGCACAGGCAACCCAAAAAGGTGATACATAAAAGGTGCTCCGCTTCTTCTAATAAAAATATCGACCTCAGAGCCACTTTGGGAGGGTGGTATTGGGGCGAGAAGTGGTTTGCTATTGTTTTCATCACCCGGTGGGATTGAGAACGAAGGATTTTAGCAAGCTGGCACCCTGAAACAAGTATGGTGTTTGGAAATTAAAAATAAGTTGTATATAGCCTCTTTCTCCCATGTTGTTCTTTCTTTGAGTACTGCCCCATCCAATGAAATATCACTGTATCTCAGTTCATCTAGACCCTCCTTTAGCGAACTTAAAGAAAAACAGGTCCGTTATGCCCGCGCGGTCCTAGGTCTGGGGATGTGGCGTGAAAATCCAATGGCGCCTGTGGTGACCTGGGACTGCGCGGGTAACACGGACGtatttttctcttatttttacTTAAGTTCGCCAAAGGAGGGACTGGAAGCAGTCTATAGTTTATCCGAAAACTACTAAcaaaataggaaaaaaaaattctacgGAGATAgtaaataacaattttaatGTTGATATGACTATTTACATATACGATGAAACAAAAGGAATGGGCGCAAGACCTCAGGGGGTATACCCCGCTCGACCGCAAAAAAGCCGCTCTCCGCCCCCTAGTACAGTATACTAGCTCAatgacattttgaaaaaacaaCTAACTATATACAATAGCCTGGATGAGACATCCACACTAGTCGATCTTCCATTTTCTGGGTTGCTGACCGGCGCGAAATTCCCCAGATCCAAGGAGACGAACAGGAGGCTTATAATCTAATAGTGCGTTCAAGCTGAGCGGTTGCCACGATTTTCCAGCCATTTTCTTAGATTTTCCGTCCTCGCGCGCGGTTACAGGAGCCGACACAGTTCCCCGTATATTGTTCCCGATACTCTTCGCGAGTGTGGTTGTTTCTGTTTTTGGCGCGGGTTGTTTGGATGCTATTCCGGGAGCGTGGTGTCTGGCACTGAACCCGCCTTTGCACGTCGCCATTTCTTCCGTGAGGAAAGTGATCTTTTCGCCATCGAGGACATATGGTTGTTCCACAAAACACTCTTCTTCCTCTACGTTTGGAAGGAACGGGGGCCACGTTTCGAAATCGGACAACGACAAGACAGCAGGAAGAGCCTAGAGATAAAAGAAATCACTACCATACATTTACAAGGAATGTGTATTACATTTACATTGAAGCCAAACAATTGTCTATATGAGGTTATTCAGTAGTTTTAATAGCATTCATATCAACCGGGACTCTTTACCCGGTTGTAGAGAATAGCTGTAGCAGacctcgaattattgggggagggggggacacGATACAGACACATTAAGAATACAATAAGGGGGgaacagccacgccccttctggtcatctccttataattttttttaaatatggggggggaggggccccctgctacggccctgagtGTATGCTGTAGTGTAGGCTTAAATTCAGCTAAGAATAAATGCTTTCCAACGTAACAACTTGCAGTTGGAAAGCGTTTTCATTACGGTCCTGAGTATGGGTTATCACATTACGTGATCTTTTGTGTAAATATAacaactattttttattttgtaagatTACGTAACTACTTTAGCACTACATATCCTATATATTCGATAGAGATATGATAATTATTTCCTCTCGCATGTTGGACGCTAGTACCACTGTGTAACCAAACTTCATGGTATATTAGATTAAGGCCTTAATTCTCGAGGCTATATAATCAACGCATTCGATTGAGGAATACGTTCCCGGGTTTTTTGCCTATAGGGTTTTATCCAGGTTTTCGTATCGGACGTGTGAATTTTAAGTTGTATTTTCATAagattattgatatttttgaaTTGTGTAATTGCACTTGCACTTAAGTAATTGTGTAAGTGCACTTACTGCAAGTAATATGTTaggtattataatttttaagtTAAGAATATTTCCTGCATTGTATTTATATACCACGTTTGATTTCTAATAAAACGTGAAGTGGTACCAGTTCGCAGGCACCCAGCACGAGTCACACACATATGGTGTTCTGTTGTTTTTTGCGCCTTAGCGTGCGGCTACCGAAGGGTAGTAATGAACAAGCTGAAACCTTTCGGAGAATAGTCAATCCGCAAGTCACGATGTCATAGACTAAAGGCTAGTAACTTCTTTTTTAAACGGGAAATGACACAAGACTAAGTACCTTTCGCGGCTGTATCTGATTAGGGTTGTATCGGGGAGGGCGAACAGTGCCCTCGTTTGCATCCGCTGACTCCATATTCTTGAACAGCAGGCGCGTTTTATCCTTGTTCATATGCGCCACGCGATACATGAGGTCAAGGCGATGGAGCGCGAAGTGGATGTCTTTGATGAGATGGCTTTCGCTCAGCTGGTCCTCTGGGATCTAACAAAGATTagaaagtaataataatatataatcaGGGCCTTCGCAGGGGATTGGGCACTAGGGTCACgtgccctccccccaatatttcgacagctctgatatttttttatcaatatcGACATACACAAGGTTGTGAAATTCTTGATTTGGAATCATGCTCTTGTATCAAGGACTCAccctttctttgtttttgtctaTGAAACTTCTCTCAAATACGGGGATATTTGCGTGCACGCACTCTCTCAAGAACGAGCGATAAGCGTTCTAGGACGAAAGATAAGAACATTAAATATATATGAGAAAATACAACGATATATAATATGAAAAACCACATTGATCTCCAAAATCAAGTAAACACAAAGAGCCAGAAATGCCTGGGTTGTGTAAAAAAAGAGTCCGTGCGTACATTTGAACACTGACCTGTTGGTAGCCACTTTCTATGGGTTCTACAGCTCCTACGATCTCGCCAGTCCCGATAGGGTGCAAGAGCACTTCAACTATTCATCGGCGAACGAACGTTTAAAACAGAATTGGCATGATAACcagtttattttgtttcatttacCTTTAATTCAGTTGGTATTGAATCCTCTTGTTTCTCGAGTTTCTTTTGTGACTTCCCTCGCAGCAACCCCCATAAGTCGTGCGCACCCATtccacctaaaaaaaaaagttttttcgcTCAACGAGACTGAGAGGGTAACAATTCATTCTTTTTGATGATGCTCCGCACTGCGAGATTCGTAATGCATTTTTCGCGGCTTGTTAACAGGCCACCAGGTTACTGTTTGAACGACGGTACTGGCTGATTAAGCGGCTTAGTGAGTGAGTCAAAACTCAAAAGAGTGGGACCTGAATACCTAGCGCAAAGCATTAAACTTAGAGAATCACAACTATCCTGCAGGTAAGCTACgtttgtctgtttttttttttttgttttcttggaaGTATTCATAACTTGGTTTTTGTTGATGATAAGATAAATCCTTCTATACTGTCGCTCCCGCGGAGCCTTTCAAAGGTGACATTAGGCATATCAAATTTCACTTCAGTGTCATCCCCCCCTACAGTTTTCTTGTTCAGAAAGGGCGCTAGAAAATGGGCCATcgttttttatatttacagATTACTTACGGTGTTTATGTACAAGCGGATCCAAACACTTTTTAGCCCCTTCACGAAAAGTCGGCTTGAGGAAAGCCTCGGCTTCTGGCCCTAACAAAGCTTGAAGTTGAACCTCCACTGACTCGTTTATAAGATCGTTAAAGTTATCCGCCAATAAGATGCTCTCGCCAACAGTGCCATCGGCGCTTGTGCGGCTAACGCTCGCCCGAGTCTCCCGAGATCTCGTAGGAGTCTCGGATATGGATAGCCGTGGCATTCTGATGGGCTGGTGACTGCTGATAACACGTGTGTGCGACTTGAGAGACCTTGACTTCAACTTTTCTTCAGCTGGGAAAATAACAAAAGGAAAGTGTGTGTTAAAATGAGGCATAATCCTAAACcagaaaacttttttttaaattttctcttcttttcaCCGTAGTAGGATACATATATAGTCAGATAGTTGTTAAAacggtttaaaaaaatttgtcCTATAAGATTCGGTTGACCTATGTATCTCCACAACCTACTTGGCTTTCTAAAACTGTCTTCAATAATATTATACACGGATATTTCTGA encodes:
- the LOC5520441 gene encoding reticulocyte-binding protein homolog 2a; the protein is MSVPAVFTPATEESRKTTHKLSKKLLSANSTTTHSKKISKAASLKKKQEEERAAKERQEKLLKLYELWHQVKHEEREDRHGYLKDKVTLQHALIQQQDELYKVKQSRLHKQQQQIKKTQLLARQERNKRYSKFVHDVLAEEKLKSRSLKSHTRVISSHQPIRMPRLSISETPTRSRETRASVSRTSADGTVGESILLADNFNDLINESVEVQLQALLGPEAEAFLKPTFREGAKKCLDPLVHKHRGMGAHDLWGLLRGKSQKKLEKQEDSIPTELKNAYRSFLRECVHANIPVFERSFIDKNKERIPEDQLSESHLIKDIHFALHRLDLMYRVAHMNKDKTRLLFKNMESADANEGTVRPPRYNPNQIQPRKALPAVLSLSDFETWPPFLPNVEEEECFVEQPYVLDGEKITFLTEEMATCKGGFSARHHAPGIASKQPAPKTETTTLAKSIGNNIRGTVSAPVTAREDGKSKKMAGKSWQPLSLNALLDYKPPVRLLGSGEFRAGQQPRKWKID
- the LOC5520442 gene encoding migration and invasion-inhibitory protein, which gives rise to MAAGSRVNTGPSPHSRLRSVNNALLRSLQENQEKVRSILNDMSYKPKDYTRSFSADSSFTVRGLDRTPVAVRKIDSMAAYSKTSSSTPKSFKDALRETGNDRRNRKDLGLDKTPSASILLTPANRAKKTPKKGLRVSFQTSFDKERDNIDDDLNRRSLLGYDWIAGILDNESYLAEKHDDFFDDLKEFRRVNKQDCFSQALPDSLLTPYRTTPRKINEEFEEEKEVYTCANTYRLNERLFAERVHEPDVACSVCKSQPKPEYESEGSYVRVSVPRSTLQSPYKIKPHRRVSFDPTDTIGLSSHCLAGWESSKPAVVPPQSSLDLKASLHHSRATLDASRIGRFSPPSQHSTQELLEHSALMRYGLQVLDKERGPSTRPHTTPYPAY